One Primulina huaijiensis isolate GDHJ02 chromosome 8, ASM1229523v2, whole genome shotgun sequence genomic region harbors:
- the LOC140983601 gene encoding uncharacterized protein, with amino-acid sequence MKSNLSILLSVILFLSITTSYGFQSDEILVDDEEFGLEGGRSPDPVGSTRPVSPTPSARMRSLDSSSDPDSKVQFTLEHAFGESEFSPAGSFSGRLKTWSHGGVTLTKLRFSRNIFTQTHKVEFKRLLEEDDFYRIRLPSNLLNTLGRDYVFSSVKARCLIRDTLDEHFVIHMEGVNILAVNYGSPGFCQYPRLLRLPSKWSFKSHTVLKSSDMAPRTPIFTEAAAVGEGGQGEEMKPERSFWAKYWMYLIPLGFIAMNAMTQAMNTPEEQANGQSASQQAIAGRGQAAAVRRR; translated from the exons ATGAAATCCAACCTTTCAATCTTGCTGTCCGTAATCCTCTTCCTGTCCATTACGACGTCGTATGGGTTCCAATCTGATGAGATCCTCGTAGACGATGAAGAGTTCGGGCTCGAGGGCGGCCGATCTCCTGACCCTGTTGGAAGCACCCGACCCGTTTCTCCTACTCCTTCTGCCCGTATGAGGTCGTTGGATTCCAGTTCGGATCCGGACTCCAAAGTCCAGTTCACCCTCGAGCACGCCTTCGGCGAGTCCGAGTTCTCACCCGCAGGAAGTTTCTCGGGTAGGCTCAAAACGTGGTCGCATGGTGGCGTG ACACTCACAAAGCTTCGGTTCTCGAGGAACATCTTCACTCAGACGCATAAAGTGGAGTTCAAA AGACTTTTGGAAGAAGATGACTTTTATAGGATAAGATTACCTTCCAACCTGTTGAACACTCTTGGAAGAGACTATGTTTTCTCATCTGTTAAGGCG AGATGTCTTATTCGGGATACTTTGGATGAGCATTTTGTCATACACATG GAAGGTGTGAATATATTGGCTGTTAATTATGGTTCTCCAGGGTTTTGCCAATATCCCCGCCTGTTAAGATTG ccTTCAAAGTGGTCTTTTAAGTCTCATACAGTCTTGAAGAGCAGTGATATGGCCCCTAG GACTCCAATATTTACAGAAGCAGCAGCTGTTGGTGAAGGTGGACAAGGTGAAGAAATGAAGCCAGAGAGGTCCTTCTGGGCTAAATAC TGGATGTACTTGATCCCTCTTGGGTTCATTGCCATGAATGCCATGACTCAAGCAATGAACACGCCTGAGGAACAAGCTAATGGACAATCAGCCTCACAGCAGGCGATTGCTGGACGCGGTCAGGCTGCTGCAGTGCGTAGAAGATGA